In Leptodesmis sichuanensis A121, the following are encoded in one genomic region:
- a CDS encoding type IV pilus secretin family protein produces MKSAQGLNGIWLSGVMGGAAILMAAQVVQAAAQVTDVKVSSTASGVDILLQTKGGDRPQVFSVNKGNTWTADIINTQLKLPQGTFRQANPATGIAMITVAPLDGNSVRVTVTGHKSAPVGKISRSEDGKLVFNLAQSVSGSAKASSAANASASTVAQPSRINALRSENPASSPALPLSVAQTGAAPQVTPSVTPGSKPSLPQVKPTAPSQVAQVPSPLPPFQGATPMVPAPQVKYQPNPNTRPIPSPPQAPNPLPRAIAPPVGDIATGQIDASPGYIDLGTAERIPRLVLRDASSREVLSLLARSAGLNIVFTADQAGQQPGGQQPGQQPGQPSAQDGPKVTLDIVNEPVQNVFNYVLQVTGLEASRRGNTIFVGPRLPNSARNLVVRSLRLNQIPVSNALNFLVGLGAESSISRERLVTSVNAVPVTQLQGAAAASAITQTQTTTETRVETQRVNFQDSTPLLRGVQVAGDERTNTITIIGEARKVDVAIGQLTQLDIRRRQVAVNVRVIDINLLALDRLGVSFSFGVNDTQVINQGGIGVVNFGTRTPATTGITADLTNTTIGTPQNFFGFPAGQFPTGGFVNNFFLQLQAAVTNGSAKILTDPTLVVQEGQKAEVRLTQEVVTNIVQNVTGGTGNTPATVTITVQKASAGLILPVQVDRIDDNGFISLSIAPSIARPDSSFQLNLPGTGGSPTSSNLITLLSERRVESGQFRLRDGQTLVLSGIIQDEDRTTVTKVPILGDIPILGALFRRTDRQNQRREVIVLVTPRVLDDSDRSAFGYSYTPGPEVQRVLSK; encoded by the coding sequence GTGAAATCGGCTCAGGGATTGAATGGAATCTGGCTCAGTGGAGTGATGGGTGGAGCCGCCATTTTAATGGCAGCACAAGTGGTACAGGCAGCCGCCCAGGTGACGGATGTTAAGGTAAGTTCTACCGCGTCCGGGGTAGATATTTTATTGCAGACCAAAGGCGGCGATCGGCCCCAGGTTTTCTCCGTTAACAAAGGCAATACCTGGACAGCCGACATCATCAACACGCAACTCAAGCTGCCGCAAGGAACTTTCCGGCAGGCGAACCCAGCTACGGGAATTGCCATGATTACGGTAGCTCCCCTGGATGGTAATAGTGTGCGGGTCACTGTTACCGGGCACAAGTCTGCCCCTGTAGGTAAAATTAGCCGTTCCGAAGATGGCAAGCTAGTATTCAATCTCGCTCAATCGGTATCTGGTTCTGCGAAAGCTTCTTCTGCGGCTAATGCCTCTGCTTCAACAGTGGCTCAGCCCTCTCGTATTAATGCGTTACGCAGCGAAAACCCTGCTTCATCACCCGCTCTGCCTCTATCTGTTGCCCAGACCGGGGCAGCCCCCCAAGTTACCCCTTCGGTAACCCCAGGTTCAAAACCTTCTCTCCCACAGGTGAAGCCAACGGCTCCCTCCCAAGTAGCTCAGGTGCCTAGCCCGCTTCCTCCTTTTCAAGGAGCGACTCCTATGGTGCCCGCTCCGCAAGTGAAGTACCAGCCGAATCCGAATACTCGTCCTATTCCTTCGCCACCCCAGGCTCCCAACCCCTTACCTCGTGCGATCGCCCCTCCAGTGGGAGATATCGCCACGGGCCAGATCGATGCGTCTCCTGGCTATATTGACCTGGGTACCGCAGAGCGGATTCCTCGGTTAGTACTCAGAGATGCCTCCTCACGGGAAGTCCTCTCCCTGCTGGCTCGGTCTGCTGGACTGAATATTGTCTTCACGGCGGATCAAGCAGGGCAACAACCGGGTGGACAGCAACCGGGGCAGCAACCGGGACAGCCATCCGCCCAAGATGGCCCCAAGGTTACCCTGGATATTGTGAATGAGCCTGTTCAGAATGTTTTCAACTATGTTCTGCAAGTAACCGGATTAGAGGCCAGCCGTCGCGGGAATACCATTTTCGTTGGCCCCCGGCTGCCCAATTCGGCTCGCAATCTGGTGGTCAGAAGTTTGCGCTTGAATCAAATCCCCGTTTCCAATGCATTGAATTTCCTGGTAGGACTGGGTGCCGAAAGTTCAATTAGTCGAGAACGCCTGGTAACCAGTGTAAATGCGGTGCCGGTCACTCAGTTGCAGGGTGCGGCAGCGGCCTCGGCAATCACGCAAACTCAGACTACAACAGAGACGCGGGTGGAAACGCAACGGGTCAACTTCCAGGACTCGACACCGCTACTGCGAGGGGTGCAGGTAGCAGGGGATGAGCGGACAAATACGATTACGATTATTGGCGAAGCCAGGAAAGTTGATGTAGCGATCGGCCAACTCACTCAACTGGATATCCGTCGCCGTCAGGTCGCGGTCAATGTGCGGGTGATTGACATTAACCTGCTAGCCCTCGATCGCCTGGGTGTCAGTTTTTCCTTTGGCGTGAATGACACCCAGGTAATCAATCAGGGTGGCATTGGGGTGGTTAACTTTGGCACGCGCACGCCTGCTACAACTGGGATAACAGCGGACTTAACGAACACAACTATTGGCACTCCACAGAATTTCTTTGGATTCCCGGCAGGCCAATTTCCGACAGGAGGTTTTGTGAATAACTTCTTCCTGCAGCTACAGGCAGCGGTGACGAATGGGTCTGCCAAAATCCTGACGGATCCTACCCTGGTGGTTCAAGAGGGCCAGAAAGCAGAAGTGAGACTGACTCAGGAAGTGGTGACTAACATTGTGCAAAATGTTACGGGAGGTACGGGCAACACTCCTGCTACAGTCACCATTACAGTGCAAAAAGCATCTGCCGGGCTGATTCTTCCGGTTCAAGTGGATCGGATTGATGACAATGGATTTATTTCGCTGTCGATCGCACCGTCGATCGCCCGTCCTGATAGTTCCTTCCAACTTAACCTTCCTGGCACTGGCGGCAGCCCTACCAGTAGTAACCTGATCACTCTCCTCTCAGAGCGCCGGGTTGAATCGGGTCAGTTCCGCTTAAGAGATGGTCAGACTCTGGTCTTGTCTGGAATTATTCAGGATGAAGACCGAACCACTGTTACCAAAGTTCCGATTCTGGGGGATATTCCCATCCTGGGTGCCCTCTTCCGCCGTACAGACAGGCAAAATCAGCGTCGGGAAGTCATTGTGCTGGTGACTCCCAGAGTGCTGGATGATTCCGATCGCAGCGCCTTTGGCTACAGCTATACTCCTGGCCCCGAGGTTCAGAGAGTTCTGAGTAAGTAA
- a CDS encoding PilN domain-containing protein → MYGLDINFLKERPEYRSQTVDRRRPRGGAAAPESRQPLILGLLTGLVLVGLSAGAWLFLQSQNAALRDRQAQLDARLGTLKAEQAKLTQITNQTKQIKEETAALAGVFNTIKPWSATFNDISSRTPPKVRIVQIRELPPNEVPVDRSSPSPSPSPGAAAAPAPPPSGVIQISGTATSFNDVNDFLLVLQKSKFLKPEKTRIVKAELGQPRSPQPIQVGGGAPAARDKIKLPAEVEFTIQTVLNDVPASELLQELESKKATGLVTRIEALQQKGVVKP, encoded by the coding sequence ATGTATGGCTTAGACATCAATTTTCTGAAGGAACGCCCGGAGTATCGATCGCAAACCGTCGATCGCCGGAGACCCAGAGGCGGAGCCGCCGCCCCCGAAAGTCGGCAGCCCCTGATTTTGGGTTTGCTGACGGGGTTAGTGCTGGTTGGTTTATCGGCGGGAGCATGGCTCTTCTTACAGAGTCAGAATGCAGCTTTAAGAGATCGGCAGGCCCAGTTAGACGCTCGACTGGGTACTTTGAAGGCGGAACAAGCTAAACTCACCCAGATTACCAATCAAACAAAGCAGATTAAGGAAGAAACCGCTGCTCTGGCAGGAGTATTTAATACGATCAAGCCCTGGTCTGCCACGTTTAATGACATCAGTAGCCGTACGCCACCAAAAGTCCGAATTGTCCAAATTCGTGAACTGCCGCCTAATGAGGTGCCGGTTGATAGATCGTCTCCTAGTCCCAGTCCGTCTCCGGGTGCAGCGGCGGCTCCGGCTCCACCCCCGTCAGGGGTGATCCAAATTTCTGGAACAGCCACCAGTTTTAATGATGTGAATGACTTTTTGCTAGTACTGCAAAAATCGAAGTTTTTGAAACCAGAGAAGACACGGATTGTGAAGGCAGAGTTAGGTCAACCTCGATCGCCCCAACCCATTCAAGTGGGAGGCGGTGCCCCAGCGGCCAGAGACAAGATCAAGTTGCCTGCTGAAGTTGAGTTCACGATTCAAACCGTACTCAATGATGTGCCTGCCTCTGAATTGCTACAGGAACTGGAGAGCAAGAAGGCAACAGGGCTGGTAACGCGGATTGAAGCATTACAACAGAAGGGGGTCGTCAAGCCATGA
- the pilM gene encoding type IV pilus assembly protein PilM yields MVKALSGLLSGKSKGIGVELAPDRINVAQLRKQGQALKLVTLASTPVPEGMFQEGQILDPPGMAELLQEVLTEQKIKTRQVASAVLGGRDTVTRIIPVPAELDDIELREMVLNQEAGLYLPFPREEADVDYQKLGLFVDDDGIEKFRVLLVATRKEVTDAYIRTFEAAGLKLDVLEIASFSLIRTIRDQLRQFSAQEAVAIVDIEFESTEISIAVDGVPEFSRAVPIGTYQIQSALSRAMNLPPSRSTDLLQGMTIPIIPSDTIGSTSKMGGTNPGSAAMLRIIGELADELRRSIDFYLNQGENLEVAQLLLAGPGAAIGQLDEFFTQRLSLPCSQVDPVTALGLEVDQEIPPTQRPGLSVVLGLGLREAL; encoded by the coding sequence GTGGTTAAAGCTCTAAGTGGTCTACTGTCTGGTAAATCAAAAGGGATCGGTGTTGAGCTTGCTCCAGACCGAATCAACGTAGCACAGCTACGGAAGCAGGGGCAGGCACTAAAGCTGGTCACTCTAGCCTCTACTCCCGTACCAGAGGGAATGTTTCAGGAGGGGCAGATTCTGGATCCTCCAGGAATGGCTGAGCTATTGCAGGAGGTTCTGACAGAGCAAAAAATTAAAACCAGGCAAGTTGCATCTGCCGTTTTAGGTGGGCGAGATACAGTCACCCGAATTATTCCAGTTCCCGCAGAATTAGATGATATTGAATTGCGGGAAATGGTGTTAAACCAGGAAGCCGGGCTTTATCTGCCTTTTCCTCGCGAGGAAGCTGATGTTGACTATCAGAAATTGGGCTTATTTGTAGATGATGATGGCATTGAAAAGTTTCGGGTATTGCTAGTAGCAACTCGCAAGGAAGTAACCGATGCCTATATTCGCACCTTTGAAGCGGCTGGCCTCAAGTTAGATGTCCTGGAGATTGCCAGTTTTTCCTTGATTCGCACCATTCGCGATCAATTGCGTCAGTTCTCTGCTCAAGAAGCTGTCGCGATCGTCGATATTGAATTTGAAAGTACCGAAATTTCGATCGCAGTAGACGGCGTACCAGAGTTTTCACGGGCGGTTCCCATTGGCACCTACCAGATTCAAAGTGCTCTATCGCGGGCGATGAACCTGCCACCCTCTCGGAGTACTGACTTGTTGCAAGGAATGACTATTCCGATCATTCCTTCTGACACGATCGGCAGTACCAGTAAGATGGGCGGCACCAATCCAGGGTCAGCGGCGATGCTCCGGATTATTGGTGAGTTAGCGGACGAGTTACGACGTTCCATTGATTTCTACCTGAATCAGGGAGAAAACCTGGAAGTTGCACAGTTGCTGTTAGCAGGGCCAGGGGCCGCGATCGGTCAATTAGATGAGTTTTTTACCCAGCGACTAAGCCTGCCTTGCAGTCAGGTGGATCCAGTTACCGCATTAGGGTTGGAAGTAGATCAGGAAATTCCTCCAACTCAACGGCCTGGGTTAAGTGTGGTATTAGGTCTAGGGTTGCGGGAGGCACTTTGA
- a CDS encoding DEAD/DEAH box helicase, which produces MTLSFHSLGLSETRTRHLEQLGFTTPTPIQAQAIPHLLSGRDVVGQAQTGTGKTAAFSLPILERIDIKSNAVQALILTPTRELALQVCQAIRSFIDDRRLKVVTLYGGQAIETQIGRLQRGAQIVVGTPGRILDLLSRGDLKLNQVNWLVLDEADEMLNMGFIQDVEKILSQAPTERQTAFFSATMDPSIRKLVTKFLRSPVTVTIEQPKAAPTRINQVAYIIPRGWTKARALLPILELEDPDSALIFVRTRKSAAELTSQLQAAGHSVDEYHGDLSQTQRERLLLRLRQRQVRWVVATDIAARGIHVDDLTHVINYDLPDSVENYVHRIGRTGRAGKEGTAISIIHPLDRRKLRDIEHHIRQRLAIASIPTRAQIEARQLEKLQAQLKEALAGERMASFLPIVAQLSEEYEPHAIAAAALQMAYDQTRPSWMRTSQDAADYADEVAPRYDSPRHSSGPKPKPVKRQAKTGNSSQSKTQSGSEVSSSADR; this is translated from the coding sequence ATGACCCTTTCTTTTCACAGCTTGGGCCTTTCTGAAACCCGTACCCGTCATTTAGAACAACTTGGTTTTACAACGCCAACGCCAATTCAAGCCCAGGCCATTCCCCACCTCCTGTCTGGCCGGGATGTGGTTGGTCAGGCCCAAACTGGAACAGGTAAGACCGCAGCTTTTTCGCTCCCGATTCTGGAACGTATTGATATCAAGTCAAATGCGGTTCAGGCATTGATTCTGACCCCCACGCGAGAATTGGCTCTGCAGGTTTGCCAGGCCATTCGTAGCTTTATTGACGATCGCCGCTTAAAAGTCGTCACTCTGTACGGTGGACAGGCGATCGAAACTCAAATTGGTCGGTTGCAACGGGGTGCCCAAATTGTTGTGGGAACGCCCGGACGGATTCTGGACTTACTCAGCCGGGGAGACCTGAAACTGAATCAGGTCAACTGGCTGGTGCTGGATGAAGCCGATGAGATGCTGAATATGGGCTTTATTCAGGATGTAGAAAAGATCCTGAGTCAGGCTCCTACGGAACGGCAAACTGCTTTCTTCTCGGCCACGATGGATCCCTCGATCCGGAAGCTGGTCACTAAGTTTCTGCGATCGCCCGTAACAGTGACGATCGAACAACCCAAAGCGGCTCCGACCCGAATTAATCAAGTAGCCTACATCATTCCCAGAGGGTGGACGAAAGCCCGTGCTCTGCTGCCGATTCTGGAACTGGAAGATCCCGATTCAGCACTGATCTTTGTGCGGACTCGTAAATCGGCGGCGGAACTGACCAGCCAACTGCAAGCCGCTGGCCATAGCGTGGATGAGTATCATGGCGACCTCAGCCAGACCCAGCGGGAACGGTTGTTGCTGCGCTTACGTCAGCGCCAGGTGCGCTGGGTAGTAGCCACTGATATTGCCGCCCGAGGTATTCATGTGGATGACCTGACCCATGTGATCAACTACGATCTACCCGATAGTGTGGAGAACTATGTCCATCGGATTGGCCGTACTGGACGGGCAGGCAAGGAAGGAACAGCGATTTCAATTATTCATCCCCTCGATCGCCGTAAACTGCGGGATATTGAGCACCACATCCGGCAGCGTCTGGCAATCGCCTCCATTCCCACCCGTGCCCAGATTGAAGCTCGTCAGTTAGAAAAACTGCAGGCTCAACTGAAAGAAGCTCTGGCTGGAGAACGGATGGCCTCCTTCCTGCCGATCGTGGCCCAACTGTCGGAAGAGTATGAACCTCATGCGATCGCGGCGGCGGCCTTACAGATGGCTTACGATCAAACCCGTCCGTCCTGGATGCGCACCAGCCAGGATGCGGCAGATTATGCGGATGAGGTGGCTCCCCGATATGACTCGCCCAGACACTCCTCTGGCCCCAAACCAAAACCTGTAAAGCGGCAAGCGAAAACGGGCAATTCCTCCCAGAGCAAGACTCAGTCTGGCAGTGAGGTTTCATCTTCAGCTGATCGTTAA
- a CDS encoding class I SAM-dependent methyltransferase: protein MTATAAPTLASRLVNGVLSIKPLAKLAKNRARNMMIKRAESIGVYWRQEVAALKARDWSTDLAAVQNPNLQHPEQYPDYYVTSFHAYEEGNLGWEPALEVEVAAYAVHARIWPEAGAAGDSQLRQSYHDVLKAQLPEAPKEIVDLGCSVGMSTFALQTTFPEANLTGVDLSPYFLAVAKYRSDERQGRSGIRDQGSGIRDWGLGIGEAEENQNSPATSHDLQTNRSIENPKSTIQNPSFPTWVHAAAEATGLPAASYDLVSACLVFHELPQSAAIAILQEARRLLRPNGHLAIMDMNPRSEVFARMPPYILTLLKSTEPYLDQYFALDIEQAIDDAGFERPTITCNSPRHRTIVAKVRS from the coding sequence ATGACTGCGACTGCTGCTCCCACCCTGGCTTCTCGCCTTGTTAATGGGGTTCTGTCGATTAAACCCCTGGCCAAGCTCGCCAAAAATCGCGCTCGTAACATGATGATCAAGCGGGCAGAATCCATTGGCGTGTACTGGCGGCAGGAAGTCGCAGCCCTGAAAGCGCGGGATTGGAGCACCGATCTGGCTGCCGTCCAAAATCCCAACCTGCAACATCCAGAGCAGTATCCCGATTATTACGTCACTTCCTTCCACGCCTATGAAGAAGGCAATCTTGGCTGGGAACCTGCCTTAGAAGTGGAAGTGGCCGCTTATGCCGTTCATGCCCGCATCTGGCCGGAAGCTGGAGCCGCTGGAGATAGCCAACTCCGCCAGAGTTATCACGATGTCCTCAAAGCTCAACTTCCCGAAGCCCCCAAGGAGATTGTGGATCTAGGCTGTAGCGTAGGCATGAGTACCTTTGCCCTGCAAACGACTTTCCCAGAGGCCAATTTGACGGGAGTGGATCTGTCTCCCTATTTTCTGGCAGTGGCGAAGTATCGATCGGACGAGAGGCAGGGGAGATCAGGGATCAGGGATCAGGGATCGGGGATTAGGGATTGGGGATTAGGGATTGGGGAAGCTGAGGAAAATCAGAACTCACCAGCCACGAGCCACGACCTACAAACCAACCGATCAATCGAAAATCCAAAATCTACAATCCAAAATCCTTCCTTCCCAACCTGGGTTCACGCCGCGGCTGAAGCGACTGGCCTGCCTGCGGCCTCTTACGATCTCGTGTCGGCCTGTTTGGTGTTTCATGAGTTGCCACAGTCAGCCGCGATCGCCATTCTCCAGGAGGCTCGGCGGTTGCTGCGTCCGAATGGGCATCTGGCGATTATGGATATGAATCCCCGGTCAGAGGTATTTGCCAGAATGCCGCCCTATATCCTGACGCTGTTGAAAAGTACAGAACCCTATCTGGATCAATACTTTGCGCTGGATATAGAACAGGCAATTGACGATGCTGGCTTTGAGCGACCGACAATCACCTGTAACAGTCCCCGCCATCGGACGATCGTGGCGAAGGTCAGAAGTTAG
- a CDS encoding Uma2 family endonuclease gives MKPAIHLPEAFTVTQEQFEQLVWANRNVAMERTAEGVLIITSPTGGNTGRRNAGLTAQLWNWNQESELGEVFDASTIFCLPNGADRSPDTAWVALERWQALTPEEQDGFPPLCPDFVVELRSKTDSLKELQNKMQEYLENGCRLGWLINPQNQQVEIYRPWQPVEILRSPQTLSGEDVLPGFVIEVNQLF, from the coding sequence ATGAAGCCTGCCATCCATCTTCCAGAAGCGTTTACAGTCACTCAAGAACAATTTGAGCAACTGGTTTGGGCAAATCGGAATGTGGCAATGGAACGCACAGCGGAAGGAGTCTTAATCATTACGTCTCCTACGGGAGGAAACACTGGCAGACGAAATGCTGGACTAACCGCCCAGTTGTGGAACTGGAATCAGGAAAGCGAACTAGGAGAAGTGTTTGATGCTTCCACCATCTTTTGTTTACCGAACGGGGCCGATCGCTCTCCTGATACGGCTTGGGTCGCCTTGGAGCGATGGCAGGCTTTAACGCCAGAAGAGCAGGATGGATTCCCACCGTTGTGTCCTGATTTTGTCGTGGAGTTACGCTCTAAAACAGACTCCTTAAAAGAACTGCAAAACAAAATGCAGGAGTATCTGGAGAATGGCTGTCGCTTAGGATGGTTGATTAACCCTCAGAACCAACAGGTAGAAATTTATCGACCGTGGCAACCGGTTGAGATTTTGCGATCGCCCCAGACGCTTTCGGGGGAGGATGTCTTACCGGGCTTTGTGATTGAGGTCAACCAGTTGTTCTGA
- a CDS encoding sensor histidine kinase yields MFQATRRRLALWYTTITAILLLFFASGVYLYVRSTLIERVDDTLNHVVEVVRRSLVIELIDPHSEGGPLRVNIEASFRGNQATTEDDRIDIEWFSPTGELIWSTLEQPLDVPLHPNSNGETVRAGRWGSGGVGEWESGRGREDGKSGGDQEDREMRANKTLSSPPPSSTHPPIYPSPQNSLVLRQITQRIEVGHSVLGYLRVSHPWFEVTKPSREFFVDLALGIGAMVAAVGAIGWFLSGLAMEPVRESYQRLKQFTADASHELRSPIAVIQTNVQVALADPDPDPQSLLQHLRVVERLTRRLGRLVDDLLFLARQDSGIVQSRWRAIALDKLLQEVIEEQQTLSAEKGIQITLTVLPPNSIPAVSPSVFLDDQPDGRAAIALVPSQSPSDLWTLTADRDQLVRLFTNLVGNAVQYTPAQGQVSLELQRVGRVGGYALQVKVKDTGVGIPPDAIPHLFDRFYRVDPARSQTSNSGSGLGLAIAQAIVQNHQGQIQVESELNQGTTVTVTLPQREEGTG; encoded by the coding sequence ATGTTTCAGGCTACTCGTCGTCGTTTAGCACTCTGGTATACCACAATCACAGCCATACTGCTGTTGTTCTTTGCCAGTGGTGTTTATTTATATGTTCGCAGTACGTTAATTGAGCGGGTGGACGACACCCTCAACCATGTGGTGGAGGTAGTGCGCCGATCGCTCGTGATCGAACTCATTGATCCGCACTCTGAAGGGGGGCCACTGCGCGTCAACATCGAAGCCAGTTTTCGCGGTAATCAGGCCACTACGGAGGACGATCGCATTGATATTGAATGGTTCAGTCCCACGGGGGAACTGATCTGGTCAACACTTGAGCAACCCCTGGACGTTCCTCTGCATCCGAATTCAAATGGAGAGACGGTGAGAGCAGGGAGATGGGGGAGTGGGGGAGTGGGAGAGTGGGAGAGTGGGAGAGGTAGGGAAGATGGGAAAAGTGGGGGAGATCAGGAAGATAGGGAAATGAGGGCAAATAAAACTCTTTCCTCACCCCCCCCCTCATCTACTCATCCACCCATCTACCCATCCCCGCAAAATTCCCTGGTGTTACGACAAATCACTCAACGCATCGAAGTTGGGCATTCGGTGCTGGGCTACTTACGAGTCAGTCATCCCTGGTTTGAGGTGACGAAGCCCAGTCGAGAATTTTTTGTCGATCTGGCGCTGGGCATTGGGGCCATGGTGGCGGCTGTGGGAGCGATCGGCTGGTTCCTCTCCGGTCTGGCGATGGAACCCGTGAGAGAGTCCTACCAGCGATTGAAGCAATTTACGGCGGATGCCTCCCATGAATTACGTAGTCCGATCGCGGTCATTCAAACTAATGTTCAGGTCGCGCTGGCCGATCCGGACCCCGATCCCCAATCGTTGCTGCAGCATTTACGGGTCGTGGAACGGCTGACACGACGACTGGGACGCTTGGTTGATGACTTGCTGTTTCTGGCTCGTCAGGACAGCGGTATTGTGCAATCTCGCTGGCGAGCGATCGCGCTGGATAAGTTGCTTCAGGAAGTGATAGAAGAACAGCAAACTCTCTCTGCCGAGAAGGGAATCCAGATTACGCTGACAGTGTTGCCGCCTAATTCCATCCCTGCTGTCAGCCCTTCTGTGTTCCTGGATGATCAACCCGATGGCAGGGCCGCGATCGCGCTTGTGCCATCCCAATCTCCCTCCGATCTGTGGACGCTGACGGCAGACCGGGATCAATTAGTCCGCCTCTTTACCAATCTGGTTGGTAATGCCGTGCAATATACACCTGCTCAGGGACAGGTCAGTCTGGAACTGCAACGGGTTGGCCGCGTGGGAGGCTATGCCTTGCAGGTGAAGGTGAAAGATACCGGAGTGGGCATTCCTCCCGACGCCATTCCCCACTTATTTGACCGTTTCTACCGCGTCGATCCTGCTCGTAGCCAAACGTCTAACTCTGGGTCGGGGCTGGGACTGGCGATCGCCCAGGCGATCGTCCAGAATCATCAGGGACAGATTCAGGTTGAGAGCGAATTAAATCAGGGCACGACGGTAACGGTGACGCTGCCGCAACGGGAGGAAGGGACGGGGTGA